In bacterium, a genomic segment contains:
- the trmD gene encoding tRNA (guanosine(37)-N1)-methyltransferase TrmD codes for MKITVLTLFPGMFPAALNESIIGLASQKGLVEFNLVNIRDFAHDKHRVCDDEPYGGGPGMIMKPEPIFAAVEELRSKMPKPKVILLSPRGKTYTQETAQSLKTEDHLAFLCGHYKDIDERVRTIVDLDISIGDYILSGGEIAALAIIDSIVRLLPGAISDPVSAERDSFENGLLDHPHYTRPEDFRGMKVPEVLRSGHHGQIQKWRRGESLRITKEFRPDLLSKIPLSKEDRELLEESEEQKNN; via the coding sequence ATGAAGATCACGGTACTGACGCTCTTTCCGGGAATGTTCCCGGCGGCCTTAAACGAAAGCATCATCGGGCTGGCCAGCCAAAAGGGTCTGGTGGAATTCAACCTGGTCAACATTCGCGATTTTGCCCACGACAAGCACCGGGTCTGCGATGACGAGCCATATGGCGGGGGACCGGGGATGATCATGAAGCCCGAACCGATCTTCGCTGCGGTCGAGGAACTTCGTTCCAAAATGCCCAAACCCAAAGTGATCCTGCTTTCGCCCCGGGGCAAGACCTACACCCAGGAAACGGCCCAATCCCTCAAGACCGAAGATCACCTGGCATTCCTGTGCGGGCACTACAAGGACATCGACGAGCGGGTGCGGACCATAGTGGACCTGGACATCTCTATCGGCGACTACATCCTGTCCGGCGGCGAGATCGCTGCCCTGGCCATCATCGACTCCATAGTCCGGCTGCTGCCGGGGGCCATCTCCGATCCGGTGTCGGCCGAGCGCGATTCCTTTGAGAACGGACTGCTGGACCATCCCCACTATACCCGGCCCGAGGACTTCCGGGGGATGAAGGTGCCCGAGGTGCTGCGTTCCGGACATCACGGCCAGATCCAGAAATGGCGGCGGGGGGAATCACTGAGGATCACCAAAGAATTCAGGCCGGACCTGCTATCCAAGATACCACTGTCAAAAGAAGACAGGGAACTGCTGGAAGAATCGGAAGAACAAAAGAATAATTAG
- the rimM gene encoding ribosome maturation factor RimM (Essential for efficient processing of 16S rRNA): MQNFDPGRIDRERLVYVATVVRPHGLVGTLKVKVDSDNPLRFAPQSRLLLVQGGDITPVVVESFSPQDRFGLLKLKEVISVEQAEELKGAELAILDEELRPLPPGQYYTFQIIGLKVVSEQDRELGQIVQVEEYPAGDIYLVQSDREKFYVPSKGPVIVKIELEQGRMVIRDLEGLR, encoded by the coding sequence ATGCAGAACTTTGATCCCGGCCGGATAGACCGGGAGCGCCTGGTCTACGTGGCCACGGTGGTAAGGCCCCACGGTCTTGTAGGGACGCTGAAGGTGAAGGTGGACTCGGACAACCCTTTGCGCTTTGCCCCCCAAAGCCGGCTGCTGCTGGTGCAGGGCGGGGATATCACGCCGGTGGTGGTGGAAAGTTTTTCCCCTCAGGACCGGTTCGGGCTGCTGAAGCTGAAAGAGGTCATCAGCGTGGAACAGGCCGAAGAACTGAAGGGCGCCGAGTTGGCCATTCTGGACGAGGAGCTGAGGCCCCTGCCGCCCGGGCAGTACTACACCTTTCAGATCATAGGACTTAAAGTGGTCTCGGAACAGGACCGGGAGCTGGGCCAGATAGTCCAAGTAGAAGAGTACCCGGCCGGAGACATCTACCTGGTGCAGTCGGACCGGGAAAAGTTCTACGTTCCGTCCAAGGGGCCGGTGATAGTGAAGATCGAACTGGAGCAGGGCCGGATGGTGATCCGCGACCTGGAGGGCCTGCGATGA
- a CDS encoding KH domain-containing protein has translation MLKDLVEYLVKSLVDQPEKVSITENQKDAGTLVYELRVAKDDIGKVIGKRGRTAQSIRTLLSAAGSKIGKRTGLEIIE, from the coding sequence ATGTTAAAAGATTTAGTGGAATACCTGGTCAAGTCGCTGGTGGACCAGCCGGAGAAGGTCAGCATCACCGAGAATCAGAAGGATGCCGGCACTCTGGTCTACGAGCTGCGGGTGGCCAAGGATGACATCGGCAAGGTGATCGGCAAACGGGGCCGCACCGCCCAGTCAATCCGCACCCTGCTGTCGGCGGCCGGGTCCAAGATCGGCAAGCGCACCGGCCTGGAAATAATCGAGTAG
- the rpsP gene encoding 30S ribosomal protein S16, with translation MSVSIRMTRMGANKIAYYRIVVAPTRSKKDGAQLDTLGTYRPGANPKEARINLEKTRVWLKNGAIASPTAQRIIKLAEAAVKAGGDPKEVKLNFTQASTKKSHKVRLAAQKKKD, from the coding sequence ATGTCAGTATCAATCAGGATGACCCGGATGGGGGCCAACAAGATCGCCTATTACCGGATAGTGGTCGCGCCCACCCGCTCCAAGAAGGACGGAGCCCAGCTGGACACTTTGGGAACCTATCGGCCCGGAGCCAACCCCAAGGAAGCCAGGATCAACCTGGAAAAGACCCGGGTGTGGCTGAAGAACGGCGCCATCGCCTCGCCCACCGCCCAGCGGATCATCAAGCTGGCCGAAGCCGCGGTCAAGGCCGGCGGCGACCCCAAGGAGGTAAAGCTGAACTTCACCCAGGCTTCCACCAAAAAATCCCACAAGGTAAGACTGGCGGCCCAAAAGAAAAAGGACTAA